GGCCGCCGCGGTCGGCGTCGCGTCGAATGAGACTGGCGGACGCGATAGCGGGTCGCATGAAATAGCGCTCCTCCGCTCATGGTCCTCGCGCGAAGCATTTGGAATCGCGCTGCGGAAATCGCGTCGGAGCGCTGTTTCATGCTCCATGCGCATCAGCACGCTGAATGAATACAATGACAAGAAGACTTGCGCCTGTGACACATTGCGTCTTGCTGCAATGTTGATTGTTGCTATGTTGCAGTAGTGACTCCTCCCGTGGTGCAGCGGCTGTGCGCGTGTCACAAGGAGGACCTGCCATGTCCCTACGATCCCTCCCCGACAGGGTCATTCTCTCCCGTACTCTTGAATTCGTCAGACGCGAGCGTTCCGCGACGCTCGACGTGTTGCGACATCTTTCTGAAATAGAGCGGCGCAAGCTGCACCTCAAGCAGGGATACGCGTCGATGTTCGCGTACTGCACGCAGGCCCTCGGCTATTCGGAGTCCGCCGCGGTGCGCAGAATAAGATCGGCCCGCTGCGCCACCCGCTTCCCCGAGGTATACGAGCTCCTGGAAGCCGGCGACGTGAACCTGTGCACGGTCTCGATCGTGTATCGGTTCTTGAAGCCCGACACCAGGGACCGGCTTCTGGAGAGTATTCGCGGTTGCTCACAGGCGCAGGTAAGGGACATCGTCGCCGCCCTGCAGCCCTGTCCGATGCCCGCGGAGGTCATCCGACCTCTGGTAGTTCAGAAGGAGGCACGACCCGCACCGGCGTTGCTCGAATCGGGACTGGCATCCGCACCGGCTGCCCCGGTTCCGCATGTCGCTTGTGAAAATATTGCGTACCGCCGCAGCGGCGGTAACGGCCCCGGGCCGCTCGTGGCAGTCGCCACCGAGAAGCGCACGCAGCTCTCCTTCACGGTCGGCGAGGCCTTCATGGGCAAACTCAACCGCATCAAGTCGCTTGCGTGGCACCGGCTGCCGGTGAATCCATCGCTCGAGCAGGCGTTCGAGTTGGCGATGGACGTCTTTCTTGATAAACACGATCCCGCGGCGCGACAGGTACGTCGAGAGAATCGCCGGACGCCAGAACCGGCGCGCACACCGTCGCTCAGGGAGCCCAACCTGCGCCATGTCAGCGCGGCGGTACGAGACCAGGTGTTCATACGCGACCAGGGCTGCTGCACCTATGTGGGCGCGAACGGTCGTGTGTGTGGTTCGAAACGGGGATTGCAGTTCGATCACGTGGTGCCGGTGGCCCGGGGCGGCGGGGCCACGGCGGACAACCTGCGTCTGCTCTGCGCCTACCACAACCGGCTGGAAGCGGCGCGGCTGGGACTCCCGGCGGGCCCGTCGCACGAACGCCCGGAAGTGGGGCGGTCGCGATAGCGCTCCTCCGCTCATGGTCCTCGCGCGAAGCATTTGAAATCGCGCTGCGGAAATCGCGTCGAATCGCTATCGCGACCGCCCAACGGCCTCTGCGCGCCCCCCCCCAAAGGAACTCAGTCAAACACGTAGTCGCGCACCCGGGCGGCGATCTGCGGGTCCGTCATCTTGTCCGCGGGTTCGATTTTCAGCGTCACGCCGCTCAGTTCGTGCAGCGTCTGCGCGATCTCCGCGAACTCGTTCTTGGCTGTGGCCGGTCCCATCACCAGGAGGTGGTCCGGGCGGCCAATCTGTGAAGCAACATTCCGGTAGAAATTTGCGAGCTTGTGCTGGTGGGCCTCTTCGCGGCCGTGTTCCTTGACACCGGTGCGCGGTGCCCACGGCGTGCCGGTGCGCTTTCCACCCGACGGCGGCGATACCGGCTCCACTTGTGACTCGATGGTCCGCCGGTTCTCGACGCCGTCCGCGATCTCCACGACGACCGCACGGCGATGATCGATCCAGATTCCAACCTTCTTCATGATTCCCTCCTGATGTCTCCCACGGCCACCACCCGCTCCGCGTTACCGTCCAGCTCGACATCCTTCACCGCTACGCGGGCGATCCGGTTGCTGAGATTTTCTGGTGATTGTACGCGCACCCGAATATAACTATCCGAAAAACCCGTCCACAAGCCGCCGTCGCCGGTCCCCTCGAAGAGCACGTCCATAACCCCGTTCGTCCGTTCCAGATACGTCGCGTGCTGGCGCGCCAGCGCCAGCCGGCGCAGGTATTCGCTGCGCCGCTGGATCCGCGCCGCCGGCACCGGTTGGTCCATGCCATAGGCACTGGTGCGCGGCCGCGCAGAAAAACTGAACACGTGCACGTTCACAAACGGCAGCGCGCGCACCATCTCGCACGAACGCTCGAACGCCGCCTCGCTCTCGCCCGGAAAACCCACCATGACGTCGGTACCCAGGCCGATGCCCGGCACGCGCGCCACTGCGTCTTCCATGAACGCGCGATAGACATCGGCGTCGTAGCGGCGCCGCATGCGGGAGAGCGTGCGACTGTCGCCACTCTGCAGGGGAACATGCAGGTAGCGGCATAACTTGCCGCCCGCCGCCATCTCGTCCAGCAGGGCGTCTTCTATGGTAGTGGGCTCGATGGAACTGATGCGGATGCGGTCCAGCGGCTCGATGTCGCACAGGGCCTTCACGACATCGGCGAGTGTGCGCCCGCCATCATTATAAGTCCCGACGTTGACGCCGGTGATCACCAGCTCGCGGTGACCGGCGGCGGCGAGTTTGCGCGCCTCGCGCAGGATGTCCCGGTAGTCGCGACTGCGCGCCCGGCCG
This region of Candidatus Krumholzibacteriia bacterium genomic DNA includes:
- a CDS encoding HNH endonuclease, which encodes MSLRSLPDRVILSRTLEFVRRERSATLDVLRHLSEIERRKLHLKQGYASMFAYCTQALGYSESAAVRRIRSARCATRFPEVYELLEAGDVNLCTVSIVYRFLKPDTRDRLLESIRGCSQAQVRDIVAALQPCPMPAEVIRPLVVQKEARPAPALLESGLASAPAAPVPHVACENIAYRRSGGNGPGPLVAVATEKRTQLSFTVGEAFMGKLNRIKSLAWHRLPVNPSLEQAFELAMDVFLDKHDPAARQVRRENRRTPEPARTPSLREPNLRHVSAAVRDQVFIRDQGCCTYVGANGRVCGSKRGLQFDHVVPVARGGGATADNLRLLCAYHNRLEAARLGLPAGPSHERPEVGRSR
- the mtaB gene encoding tRNA (N(6)-L-threonylcarbamoyladenosine(37)-C(2))-methylthiotransferase MtaB, producing the protein MYKIAIETLGCRLNQAESAILQSRFAEKGYALTTDPLDADLFVLHTCTLTGQATSKSRRRLRWVARRNPDACVAAIGCYAQTDADALARIPGVDFVVGTAHKLRLPDIISAPVKLPEPTVINNPATKHGFEIAGTGVYPLHTRANLKIQEGCDFVCAFCIIPRARGRARSRDYRDILREARKLAAAGHRELVITGVNVGTYNDGGRTLADVVKALCDIEPLDRIRISSIEPTTIEDALLDEMAAGGKLCRYLHVPLQSGDSRTLSRMRRRYDADVYRAFMEDAVARVPGIGLGTDVMVGFPGESEAAFERSCEMVRALPFVNVHVFSFSARPRTSAYGMDQPVPAARIQRRSEYLRRLALARQHATYLERTNGVMDVLFEGTGDGGLWTGFSDSYIRVRVQSPENLSNRIARVAVKDVELDGNAERVVAVGDIRRES